One stretch of Bacteroidota bacterium DNA includes these proteins:
- a CDS encoding CPBP family intramembrane glutamic endopeptidase produces MANNNLPTTIENKFLSLAGVTASCYVIIWASPITFFSRLISVDQSPFFLQFEQHFWQYLFAFITVVVLSRGHLWSYGVNSQNLKTSMVWLVWLYGFSILATLVAIGFGIEILPVDPSHVPHGGKETVMAILVYWMSSPVANQILFFGFAQTILMKHWGDSTHIGRIPIYIYFSALLFAVGATSSQFDLGLYSAIPTFALGIFCGIVYWKTNSLITPMLAHAFYFGFPLFIHMIRSTILK; encoded by the coding sequence ATGGCTAATAACAATTTGCCGACAACGATTGAAAATAAATTTCTCTCCCTTGCGGGAGTGACTGCGAGTTGTTATGTCATTATCTGGGCATCTCCGATTACATTTTTTTCACGATTAATTTCTGTTGATCAATCTCCGTTCTTTCTTCAATTTGAACAGCATTTTTGGCAATACCTTTTTGCCTTTATTACAGTTGTCGTTCTTTCTCGAGGACATCTGTGGAGCTATGGTGTTAATTCACAGAATCTGAAAACATCCATGGTATGGCTCGTTTGGTTATACGGATTTTCCATTCTTGCCACACTTGTTGCAATCGGATTTGGAATCGAAATTCTGCCCGTAGATCCATCCCATGTACCTCACGGCGGGAAAGAGACAGTGATGGCAATACTCGTGTATTGGATGTCTTCGCCGGTCGCCAATCAAATCCTCTTTTTCGGTTTTGCCCAGACTATTTTGATGAAACATTGGGGGGATTCAACCCATATTGGCAGAATACCCATCTATATATATTTCTCAGCATTGTTATTCGCCGTTGGTGCAACTTCCTCACAGTTTGATCTGGGATTATATTCAGCCATTCCAACATTCGCACTCGGAATCTTTTGTGGTATTGTCTATTGGAAGACAAACAGTTTAATTACACCGATGTTGGCGCATGCATTCTATTTCGGTTTTCCATTATTCATTCATATGATTCGGTCAACAATTCTCAAATGA
- a CDS encoding peptidylprolyl isomerase, with protein sequence MKKIFFCIIFSGIVSAQKPDDIPLVKIGNITITKTEFLSRYELTPGINRRKSDTEANKAEFLLSMIAEKLLIVKAQQEGWDNDSLLNNAVKEIERALVRDELYRQEVQSKIVLTETEINNSVRRSLNDMKVYFLYAKTKEGADFLYSQIKKGKVLESFSFTIESKDEFDGPDSAIARWGDVDARMEQVIYNLKLNETSKPVQLEDGWYIVKLMGKTVTVLVGDKERKGVREKAESVLRKRKEQKRMTEYMNKELREIKTEVNARLMKSVIFHMWDIAQKKYPAINDTTMFYTDKSVIDSLRARMTDSIHMPFVTFPHDSWTLELTLEKIVESNLATPRPSLKKIRMDVELRLRDLIDQEYLIQTAYKKGLHQSATVRNDLKVWRDSYLSQMVRNRTEDTVVVSQNDIEELKRIFYNDTSIVNNNTVAKEKMKQLKIQNNLDRYVGTIANGTEIIFYEKNFKDVQVSSTASLVYRYLGFGGRMFAVPFVIPQTGWINYWQNKDVKLP encoded by the coding sequence ATGAAGAAAATTTTTTTCTGTATTATTTTCAGCGGCATTGTATCCGCGCAGAAGCCGGATGATATTCCATTGGTAAAAATCGGCAATATTACCATTACCAAAACGGAATTCCTTTCTCGGTATGAACTCACACCGGGAATCAACCGACGGAAGAGTGATACTGAAGCAAATAAAGCAGAATTTCTTCTTTCAATGATTGCCGAAAAACTGCTCATTGTGAAAGCACAGCAGGAAGGGTGGGATAATGATTCTCTTCTGAATAACGCCGTTAAAGAAATAGAGCGGGCACTGGTTAGAGATGAATTATACCGCCAGGAAGTGCAAAGTAAAATTGTACTTACGGAAACGGAGATCAATAATTCTGTAAGACGTTCACTGAACGACATGAAAGTCTACTTCCTTTATGCGAAAACAAAAGAAGGAGCTGATTTTCTTTATTCTCAGATTAAAAAAGGGAAAGTGCTGGAAAGTTTTTCTTTTACGATTGAATCGAAAGATGAATTTGATGGACCGGATTCTGCAATTGCCCGATGGGGAGATGTTGATGCAAGAATGGAACAGGTTATTTATAATTTGAAATTGAATGAAACTTCAAAACCTGTGCAATTGGAAGATGGATGGTATATAGTGAAGCTGATGGGCAAAACGGTAACCGTTTTGGTCGGAGATAAAGAACGAAAAGGTGTTCGGGAGAAAGCGGAATCAGTCCTTCGTAAACGTAAAGAACAAAAGCGTATGACGGAGTATATGAATAAGGAATTACGCGAAATCAAAACAGAAGTGAATGCCCGTTTAATGAAAAGCGTTATCTTCCATATGTGGGATATTGCCCAAAAAAAATATCCCGCGATCAACGATACAACAATGTTTTATACCGACAAAAGTGTCATTGACAGTTTGCGAGCTAGAATGACCGATTCCATACACATGCCATTTGTAACATTTCCTCATGATTCGTGGACTCTTGAGTTGACGCTTGAAAAGATTGTTGAATCAAACCTTGCCACTCCACGCCCATCCTTAAAAAAAATACGAATGGATGTAGAATTGCGTCTGCGAGATCTTATTGATCAGGAATATTTGATCCAAACAGCATACAAAAAAGGTTTACACCAATCCGCTACTGTTCGAAATGATTTGAAGGTATGGCGTGATTCATATCTTTCACAGATGGTAAGAAATAGGACTGAAGATACGGTAGTTGTTTCTCAAAATGATATTGAAGAGTTAAAAAGAATTTTTTATAACGATACGTCCATTGTCAATAATAATACTGTGGCAAAAGAAAAAATGAAGCAATTAAAAATTCAAAATAATCTAGATCGATATGTGGGAACGATTGCCAATGGAACAGAGATTATATTTTATGAAAAAAATTTTAAGGATGTTCAGGTGAGTTCCACTGCATCTCTTGTCTATCGGTACCTTGGTTTTGGTGGAAGAATGTTTGCCGTTCCATTCGTTATTCCTCAGACAGGATGGATTAACTACTGGCAAAACAAGGATGTAAAACTTCCGTAA
- a CDS encoding SOS response-associated peptidase, with protein sequence MCGRYVLIDGKVIFAVSAQLQTWRNQGKEFDLLPKYDARPTSLMPIVAQRDNQYQVQLMRWGLVPHWSKDGKSEFSTFNAKSETLHTSKLYAPYYKSARCLVPADGFYEWKKYEIDTVVNGKPKRVEHKQKMFISMKDRSPFMMAGLFSVWKNKDGEEFPTYTIITTSSNEIISGIHERMPVILDQNNYEVWLDRGMNDIDFLKTILVAYPSEKMTVFPVVNRSEESPEMIEKIEFDVPTARDLIKVTKPMSIKKSKK encoded by the coding sequence ATGTGCGGTCGTTATGTTCTTATTGATGGAAAAGTAATCTTTGCCGTTTCTGCGCAATTACAAACGTGGCGCAATCAGGGAAAAGAATTTGATCTCCTTCCCAAATACGATGCACGACCTACCAGTCTTATGCCTATCGTTGCACAACGGGATAACCAATATCAAGTACAGCTCATGCGCTGGGGATTAGTGCCGCATTGGAGCAAAGACGGCAAATCAGAATTCTCTACGTTCAACGCAAAATCCGAAACCCTTCACACCAGTAAGCTCTATGCACCATACTATAAAAGTGCACGATGCCTTGTTCCCGCAGATGGGTTTTATGAATGGAAAAAATATGAGATTGATACTGTGGTGAATGGGAAACCGAAGAGAGTAGAACACAAACAAAAAATGTTCATCAGCATGAAAGACCGTTCACCGTTTATGATGGCCGGATTATTTTCAGTTTGGAAAAATAAAGATGGTGAGGAGTTCCCTACATATACTATCATAACAACATCATCCAATGAAATTATTTCTGGTATTCATGAACGAATGCCTGTCATTCTCGATCAGAATAATTATGAAGTGTGGCTGGATAGGGGAATGAATGACATCGATTTTCTTAAGACAATTCTCGTCGCATATCCTTCAGAAAAGATGACCGTATTTCCCGTAGTCAATAGAAGCGAAGAATCTCCGGAGATGATCGAAAAGATTGAGTTTGATGTTCCCACTGCGCGCGATTTAATAAAAGTCACGAAACCGATGTCAATAAAGAAATCAAAAAAATGA
- the bshA gene encoding N-acetyl-alpha-D-glucosaminyl L-malate synthase BshA, giving the protein MKIGITCYPTYGGSGVLATELGKALAKRGHQIHFISYAMPMRLNGGFDNNIFYHEVEMTTYPVFEFPLYTPALASKMVEVANFEGLDLLHVHYAIPHATSAYLAKKMISNKDFRTVTTLHGTDITLVGLEPSFLSVMKFSIEKSDGVTAVSRYLKEKTLTNYNINKEIDVIPNFVDIEEYRHVDDSCVRKKFSLDDKRILVHVSNFRPVKRVQDVIRIFDQVQKKIPSILILAGDGPDRSNCEMLVRELGIQHSVKFLGKQVELREILSAADIFLMPSQQESFGLSALEAMACEVPVISSSVGGLPELVVHNHTGYIAEIGDIDRMARYAIELLTNEVKRDQFAKEGRKRAVEMFNLEKIVGEYEKHYEKVMNSPKVE; this is encoded by the coding sequence ATGAAAATCGGCATTACCTGTTATCCAACGTATGGCGGAAGTGGAGTTTTAGCAACTGAACTTGGAAAGGCACTCGCAAAAAGAGGTCATCAAATTCATTTCATCAGTTATGCAATGCCCATGCGGTTAAACGGCGGGTTTGACAATAATATTTTTTACCATGAAGTCGAAATGACTACCTATCCTGTCTTTGAATTTCCTCTTTATACTCCGGCACTTGCCAGCAAGATGGTGGAAGTAGCAAATTTTGAAGGACTGGATCTGCTCCACGTTCACTATGCCATTCCCCATGCAACAAGTGCCTATCTAGCTAAAAAAATGATATCCAATAAGGATTTTCGCACTGTAACAACACTGCACGGAACAGACATCACACTTGTTGGACTTGAGCCAAGTTTTCTTTCTGTGATGAAATTCAGTATTGAAAAAAGTGATGGTGTAACAGCTGTTTCGCGGTATCTGAAGGAAAAAACACTCACTAATTATAATATCAATAAAGAAATCGATGTTATCCCCAACTTCGTTGATATAGAAGAATACCGTCATGTGGATGATTCCTGCGTTCGGAAAAAATTTTCGCTGGACGATAAACGAATCCTCGTTCATGTTTCAAATTTCCGACCGGTAAAAAGAGTACAAGATGTTATTAGAATTTTTGATCAAGTCCAAAAAAAGATTCCATCAATATTGATTCTTGCAGGAGACGGACCTGATCGTTCCAACTGTGAAATGCTTGTTCGTGAACTGGGAATTCAACATTCCGTAAAGTTCTTAGGAAAACAGGTTGAACTGAGGGAGATCTTATCCGCAGCAGATATTTTTTTAATGCCCAGTCAGCAGGAAAGTTTCGGTCTTTCCGCTTTGGAAGCAATGGCGTGTGAAGTTCCGGTGATCTCCTCTAGTGTTGGCGGACTGCCGGAACTTGTTGTCCATAATCATACGGGATATATTGCGGAAATTGGGGATATCGATCGAATGGCGCGATATGCAATTGAATTATTGACCAACGAGGTAAAACGCGATCAATTTGCAAAAGAAGGGCGTAAACGTGCAGTGGAAATGTTCAATCTTGAGAAGATCGTCGGCGAATATGAAAAACACTATGAAAAAGTGATGAACTCGCCGAAAGTGGAGTAG
- a CDS encoding YigZ family protein, which yields MDEVYSSVQSETSAQIKEEGSRFIADVFPVGDEEEVKQKLESIRKKYFDATHHCYAYVIGAEKKHFRYSDDGEPSGTAGVKIHSAIQAKNLSDLLVVVTRYFGGTKLGVGGLGRAYFESAKTVLSNVKIISKATVKELIVAFPFSETNPMMNAIHSNKLKIGGTTYSDERSIITLHVLPSHVENLQSLFVNATRGSAEITVGNTLTVVWQ from the coding sequence ATGGATGAAGTATATTCTTCCGTTCAATCGGAAACGTCGGCGCAGATCAAAGAAGAAGGATCACGATTTATTGCCGATGTTTTTCCGGTGGGGGATGAGGAAGAAGTAAAACAAAAACTCGAGTCTATCCGCAAAAAATATTTTGATGCAACGCATCATTGTTATGCCTATGTCATCGGAGCGGAGAAGAAACATTTTCGATATTCTGATGATGGCGAACCTTCGGGCACCGCAGGAGTAAAAATCCATTCTGCCATTCAAGCAAAAAACCTTTCCGATCTGCTCGTTGTAGTCACCAGATATTTTGGGGGGACAAAACTTGGAGTTGGTGGATTAGGAAGAGCGTACTTTGAATCTGCTAAGACTGTTCTATCCAACGTAAAGATTATTTCAAAAGCGACGGTGAAAGAATTGATTGTTGCGTTTCCGTTTTCCGAAACTAATCCGATGATGAACGCCATCCATTCCAACAAACTTAAAATTGGCGGGACAACATATTCTGACGAACGGTCAATCATCACTCTTCACGTTTTACCTTCTCATGTAGAAAATCTCCAATCTCTTTTCGTTAATGCTACCCGGGGCTCGGCCGAAATTACCGTTGGAAATACATTAACAGTGGTGTGGCAATGA
- a CDS encoding sulfite exporter TauE/SafE family protein yields the protein MIESFFLFAVGIIVGFFGTILGVGGGFIVVPLLTIMYQFSPQVAVGTSMVIVALNAISGTIAYVRQKRIDYQTGFLFAIATLPGSFLGAYILQYISKPVFDIGFGIFLCGVVLYLGIRKQPLSEIIDIASFQRPAYNKILGLSISFFVGFVASMAGIGGGVIHVPAMIYLFYFPPFIAIPTSHFILSISATFAAASHASIGEVQWSFVPYLGLGAIMGAQLGGKLSHQIKSQWIIRGLLVVMILGAIRMIVRYL from the coding sequence ATGATTGAATCATTCTTTCTTTTTGCTGTCGGAATTATTGTCGGTTTTTTTGGAACAATCCTCGGAGTTGGCGGAGGATTCATTGTTGTGCCGTTGCTGACAATTATGTATCAATTTTCTCCTCAGGTTGCAGTCGGCACGTCGATGGTGATTGTGGCATTGAATGCCATCTCCGGAACGATTGCGTATGTGCGGCAAAAAAGAATTGATTATCAGACCGGATTTCTTTTTGCGATTGCTACACTGCCGGGATCATTTCTCGGTGCATATATATTGCAATATATTTCCAAACCGGTTTTTGATATCGGTTTCGGAATTTTTTTATGCGGAGTCGTCTTGTATCTTGGTATTCGGAAACAACCGCTCAGTGAAATCATCGATATAGCATCGTTTCAACGTCCGGCGTATAACAAAATATTAGGTTTGAGCATCAGTTTCTTTGTAGGATTCGTCGCGAGCATGGCTGGAATAGGAGGCGGAGTTATTCATGTGCCGGCCATGATCTATCTATTTTATTTCCCGCCGTTTATTGCTATTCCCACTTCTCATTTTATTTTATCAATCTCCGCAACGTTTGCTGCTGCAAGTCATGCATCAATCGGAGAAGTGCAATGGAGTTTTGTTCCGTATCTCGGTCTGGGAGCAATTATGGGTGCGCAGTTGGGCGGAAAATTATCGCATCAAATAAAAAGTCAATGGATCATTCGGGGTTTGCTTGTGGTGATGATTCTCGGTGCGATCAGAATGATTGTACGGTATCTCTAA
- a CDS encoding acetate kinase — MNILVLNCGSSSVKYQLIDVDKKLFLAKGVVDRVGMSGAVLTNTRADGDEIKITGDILDHTTAIEYILAVLLSKNHGVISTKSEIHAVGHRVVHGGETFTGSVLIDESVIKGIRDNFEIAPLHNPHNLRGITACQTHLPEIPQVSVFDTAFHHEMPPHAYIYGIPYSLYSQYKIRRYGFHGTSHSYVSQRAAELMKKDLKKLKVITCHLGNGCSMAAIDKGISIDTSMGFTPLEGLLMGTRSGDIDTSIILYVMAKEGLNYSEANTLLNKHSGLQGISGVSSDMREVITEMNEGNKKAKLAFDIFCYRVKKYIGSYIAALGGLDALVFTGGIGENSPDIRKAICENLDYLGIEFDKSANNTKEKEKAISTAKSKAIVFVIPTNEELMIALETKEIVKSIKKK; from the coding sequence ATGAATATTTTAGTTTTAAATTGTGGCAGCTCCTCTGTAAAATACCAATTAATCGATGTTGATAAAAAACTCTTTCTGGCAAAAGGTGTTGTTGATCGTGTTGGAATGAGTGGTGCAGTCCTTACAAATACAAGAGCAGATGGCGATGAAATCAAAATCACCGGTGACATCCTTGACCACACAACGGCCATTGAATATATTCTCGCCGTACTCCTCAGCAAAAATCACGGAGTCATTTCCACAAAATCAGAAATCCACGCAGTGGGTCACCGTGTAGTTCATGGCGGCGAAACATTTACCGGTTCCGTGTTGATTGATGAGAGTGTCATCAAAGGAATACGAGATAATTTCGAAATTGCACCTTTACATAATCCGCACAATCTTCGCGGTATAACTGCCTGCCAGACGCATCTGCCGGAAATACCGCAAGTCAGTGTTTTCGATACAGCATTCCATCATGAAATGCCTCCGCATGCTTACATTTATGGAATTCCATATTCACTCTATTCCCAATATAAAATTCGACGATATGGATTCCATGGAACGAGCCATTCATATGTGTCGCAGCGTGCTGCAGAATTGATGAAGAAAGATCTCAAAAAGCTGAAAGTGATAACCTGTCACCTTGGAAACGGCTGCAGCATGGCAGCAATTGACAAAGGAATTTCCATAGATACTTCCATGGGATTTACGCCACTGGAAGGATTGTTGATGGGAACCCGTTCCGGCGATATTGATACATCTATTATTCTGTATGTAATGGCAAAAGAGGGATTAAATTATTCAGAAGCGAATACGCTATTGAATAAACATAGCGGATTGCAGGGTATTTCAGGCGTTAGCAGTGATATGCGCGAGGTCATCACCGAAATGAACGAAGGGAATAAAAAAGCAAAATTGGCGTTCGATATCTTCTGTTATAGAGTGAAAAAATATATCGGCTCATATATTGCAGCTCTGGGTGGACTTGATGCATTGGTCTTTACGGGTGGTATAGGAGAAAACTCGCCGGATATACGAAAAGCGATTTGCGAAAATCTGGACTATCTAGGAATTGAATTCGATAAATCAGCAAACAATACAAAAGAAAAAGAAAAAGCGATCAGTACCGCAAAATCGAAAGCAATTGTCTTTGTCATTCCTACGAACGAAGAATTGATGATTGCCTTGGAAACAAAAGAAATTGTTAAAAGCATCAAGAAGAAATAA
- a CDS encoding 3-hydroxyacyl-CoA dehydrogenase NAD-binding domain-containing protein, with translation MTTSQFSEILGDIQLSKRDSDGFHTIAVIGLGVMGQGISQSIATAGIEVIAIEKSEKRLAHQIKTMEESLDNDIHRWTMTKSEKRAILSRIKGTTEISAIANIPIIIEAVDENFEMKRKLFHELDQLCGAGTILVSNTSTLNLSKLAASTKRPDKVIGMHFLNPVPKVPLVELVRGMKTSDETFDSIKKLALRLGKTPIEVFEYPGFVTTRIIIPLLNEAMYILMEGVASAESIDTAMRLGYEFRYGPLELADMMGLDEVLAWMDSLFHELGEAKYRPCPLLRQMVRKGKLGKKMGEGFFKYDDHGKKI, from the coding sequence ATGACTACATCCCAATTTTCAGAAATTCTAGGCGATATTCAACTCTCCAAAAGAGACTCAGACGGATTCCACACCATTGCTGTTATTGGATTAGGAGTAATGGGACAAGGAATTTCACAATCCATTGCCACTGCCGGTATTGAGGTGATTGCTATTGAAAAATCAGAAAAACGACTTGCTCATCAAATCAAAACAATGGAAGAATCGTTGGACAATGATATTCATCGATGGACGATGACGAAAAGTGAGAAACGCGCGATCCTATCCAGAATAAAAGGAACAACCGAAATTTCCGCAATCGCGAATATTCCAATCATTATAGAAGCCGTTGACGAAAATTTCGAAATGAAACGGAAATTGTTTCATGAACTGGATCAATTATGCGGAGCTGGAACTATTCTCGTCTCCAACACATCCACGTTGAATCTCTCAAAATTAGCAGCGTCAACCAAACGTCCGGATAAAGTGATCGGAATGCATTTTCTTAATCCGGTGCCAAAAGTGCCGCTGGTAGAACTTGTCCGAGGAATGAAAACATCGGATGAGACATTTGATTCCATCAAAAAACTTGCACTACGTCTTGGCAAAACTCCTATTGAGGTATTTGAATATCCCGGATTTGTAACAACAAGAATCATTATTCCATTGTTGAACGAAGCAATGTATATTCTTATGGAAGGTGTGGCTTCCGCTGAAAGTATTGATACTGCCATGCGACTTGGATATGAATTCCGGTATGGTCCGTTGGAACTTGCGGATATGATGGGACTGGATGAAGTGTTGGCATGGATGGATTCTCTCTTCCATGAACTTGGTGAAGCAAAATACCGACCCTGCCCATTGCTGCGCCAGATGGTGAGAAAAGGAAAACTCGGAAAGAAAATGGGAGAAGGATTCTTCAAATACGACGATCACGGAAAGAAAATATGA
- a CDS encoding Rrf2 family transcriptional regulator translates to MLKLSKKVEYGLIAIRHIASVNNHISNVKEISEKYSVPGDVLAKVMQKLTKGKLILSHQGAMGGYTLAKRADEISVMDVISVIEGTQVGIAQCFAEEPENCSIYSSCTIKNPLAKIQHSLEHVFNSMKVSEIV, encoded by the coding sequence ATGCTCAAGTTATCGAAAAAAGTTGAATATGGTTTGATCGCAATCCGGCATATTGCGTCGGTGAACAATCATATCTCTAATGTGAAGGAAATTTCGGAGAAGTACTCTGTTCCCGGCGATGTGCTTGCCAAAGTGATGCAGAAACTGACGAAGGGGAAGTTGATCCTTTCGCATCAAGGTGCGATGGGTGGATACACATTAGCCAAAAGAGCAGATGAAATCTCGGTGATGGATGTTATTTCAGTGATAGAAGGAACGCAAGTAGGGATAGCACAATGTTTTGCCGAAGAGCCGGAAAATTGTTCAATCTATTCAAGCTGTACTATTAAAAACCCTCTTGCAAAAATTCAACACAGTCTAGAACATGTTTTTAATTCCATGAAAGTCTCGGAGATAGTTTAA
- a CDS encoding cysteine desulfurase family protein — protein MKTPIYLDYHATTPVDKRVLDAMMPFFQEHFGNAASLQHRFGWIAKEAVEIARKKIAEAINAQPREIIFTSGATESNNLAIKGVAEAYRSHGNHIIVSQIEHKCVLESCKRLEQEGFVVTYLPVDSTGKVIVDEIQHAITDKTILVSVMMANNEIGTIQPIAEIGKMCAERSVLFHTDATQAVGRLPIDVAAMNIHLLSFASHKMYGPKGVGALYLRSKNPRTSILPQIDGAGHENGLRSGTLNVSGIVGFGKAVQIAVTEMDEENGRLYRLRNRLQEQLLSFGKTTFNGHPLDRLPQNLNMTFHGIYADRLMTEMNDIAVSAGSACTSEEIGDIQYSHVLHAIGVDAEAGRSTIRFGLGRFTTDEEIEYTVKTIQTIVPKLKEHVSVGAL, from the coding sequence ATGAAAACTCCTATCTATCTGGATTATCATGCAACAACACCGGTCGATAAACGTGTGCTGGATGCAATGATGCCGTTTTTTCAGGAGCATTTTGGAAATGCGGCAAGTCTTCAACATCGGTTTGGATGGATTGCGAAAGAAGCAGTGGAGATTGCCAGAAAAAAAATTGCCGAAGCGATTAATGCTCAACCAAGAGAAATAATTTTTACCAGCGGAGCAACAGAATCGAACAATCTTGCAATCAAAGGTGTTGCGGAAGCATATCGCTCTCACGGCAATCACATTATCGTTTCGCAGATTGAGCATAAATGCGTGCTTGAATCGTGCAAGAGACTGGAGCAAGAAGGATTTGTCGTCACATACCTTCCGGTTGATTCAACCGGGAAAGTAATTGTTGACGAGATTCAACATGCGATCACGGACAAAACAATTCTTGTCTCCGTGATGATGGCAAACAATGAGATTGGTACAATTCAACCGATTGCTGAGATCGGAAAGATGTGTGCAGAGCGTTCCGTTCTTTTCCATACGGATGCAACACAAGCAGTCGGCAGGTTGCCGATTGATGTTGCAGCGATGAATATTCATTTGTTATCATTTGCTTCCCATAAAATGTATGGACCAAAAGGGGTCGGAGCATTATATCTCCGATCAAAAAATCCACGAACATCAATTCTTCCGCAGATCGACGGTGCCGGTCACGAAAATGGATTGCGCTCCGGAACATTAAACGTATCGGGAATCGTTGGATTTGGAAAAGCTGTGCAAATTGCAGTGACAGAAATGGATGAAGAGAATGGACGGCTTTACCGGTTAAGGAATCGTTTGCAGGAACAATTATTGTCGTTTGGAAAAACTACATTCAATGGACATCCACTTGACCGGTTACCGCAAAATTTGAATATGACCTTTCACGGAATTTATGCGGATCGATTGATGACGGAAATGAATGACATTGCAGTTTCAGCAGGTTCCGCCTGTACATCGGAGGAAATTGGAGACATTCAATATTCTCACGTTCTCCATGCAATTGGGGTAGACGCAGAAGCCGGACGATCAACAATTCGATTTGGTCTTGGACGATTTACAACGGATGAGGAGATAGAATACACAGTGAAGACAATTCAAACAATTGTTCCAAAACTCAAAGAACATGTAAGCGTAGGAGCATTATGA
- the erpA gene encoding iron-sulfur cluster insertion protein ErpA, giving the protein MSEVMTATAPQTMEDDIVLTERAAQEVFSIKEKNNIPATHSLRLGVKGGGCSGLSYILAFDDVVKEKDMILEKHGVKIVVDQKSMFYLSGTTLDFSDGLNGRGFVFNNPQAAKTCGCGSSFGV; this is encoded by the coding sequence ATGTCGGAAGTAATGACTGCTACAGCGCCGCAAACAATGGAAGATGATATTGTCCTTACTGAACGCGCGGCACAAGAAGTGTTTTCGATCAAAGAAAAGAACAACATTCCTGCAACACACTCGCTTCGTTTGGGAGTAAAAGGGGGCGGCTGTTCGGGATTATCATACATCCTAGCGTTTGACGACGTTGTAAAAGAAAAAGATATGATCCTCGAAAAACATGGTGTCAAGATTGTCGTTGATCAAAAAAGTATGTTTTATCTGTCCGGCACAACATTAGATTTTTCCGATGGGTTGAACGGGCGCGGTTTTGTATTTAACAATCCGCAGGCTGCAAAGACATGCGGTTGCGGCAGTTCATTTGGTGTTTGA